Proteins encoded together in one Penicillium digitatum chromosome 1, complete sequence window:
- a CDS encoding Fatty acid elongase (Gig30), putative produces MHDFNVPTKFGQAIVRIALPPASLLAFPSNELPVTIPAPHVDSPTWKQPFNIPNDLYNQVLDVRLPITIASVYAFTVVLINRINKSRGYKPYALSNTRLFKLFVVLHNVFLAVYSAWTFVGMFQAFRSSFPDSDGPHGLVEFVDSLCKINGPRGYGNAAIYSPVTDKWSIPNPTFHLTNGMPDPTDAGRLWNQGLAYFGWFFYLSKFYEVVDTAIILAKGKKSSTLQTYHHAGAMMCMWAGIRYMAAPIWIFCLVNSAIHAMMYTYYTITALRIRVPNAIKRSLTTMQITQFVFGTNLAAAHLFVHYTIPYPSGSAALQQLTNAASAAASATAEVGSISWLKKLAFRAAGAEGLAENVGTSFHAAPVQQSGYSQQMVTCADTAGQAFAIWLNVCYLLPLTYLFARFFVRSYLNRKDPGVKQLKHMEAAEKASMDALKSLSREIHKAAIEGENSDVTTDDEVLKAQVLKVVEKVIPDSPVRTRSAAASQTKTASASVSRSESEEGFAKVPAKRGAKKQKVEKQSSSSPSTKGENPFGVLDNNA; encoded by the exons ATGCACGATTTCAACGTGCCCACCAAATTTGGCCAGGCGATTGTTCGCATTGCCTTACCTCCTGCATCGCTTCTTGCCTTCCCTTCTAACGAGCTTCCGGTGACAATTCCCGCGCCTCATGTCGATTCCCCAACATGGAAGCAGCCCTTCAACATCCCGAATGATCTTTACAACCAGGTGCTCGACGTCCGGCTACCAATCACAATCGCCAGTGTCTATGCGTTCACTGTGGTCCTGATCAATCGCATCAACAAGAGTCGTGGGTATAAGCCATATGCCTTGAGCAACACCCGCTTGTTCAAGCTTTTTGTCGTTCTCCACAATGTCTTCCTAGCTGTGTACTCCGCATGGACCTTCGTGGGCATGTTCCAGGCATTCAGAAGCTCTTTCCCGGATAGCGACGGCCCTCACGGACTGGTTGAATTTGTGGACTCGCTGTGCAAGATCAATGGACCCCGCGGTTACGGTAATGCCGCCATCTATAGCCCTGTCACTGACAAGTGGTCGATTCCCAACCCCACTTTCCACCTCACCAACGGCATGCCAGATCCCACGGATGCCGGCCGTCTGTGGAACCAGGGCTTGGCTTACTTCGGCTGGTTCTTCTACCTGTCCAAGTTCTACGAAGTTGTCGATACCGCGATCATTCTagccaagggcaagaagagcTCTACCCTACAGACCTACCACCATGCAGGAGCCATGATGTGTATGTGGGCTGGTATCCGCTACATGGCAGCTCCGATTTGGATCTTTTGCCTGGTTAACTCAGCCATTCACGCGATGATG TACACCTACTACACCATCACGGCTCTCCGCATTCGCGTCCCTAATGCCATCAAGCGCAGCTTGACCACCATGCAAATCACCCAGTTCGTCTTTGGAACCAATCTGGCCGCCGCCCACCTATTCGTCCACTACACTATCCCCTACCCATCCGGTAGCGCTGCCCTGCAGCAGCTGACGAACGCCGCTTCCGCTGCCGCCTCTGCTACCGCCGAGGTTGGTTCGATCTCCTGGTTGAAGAAGTTGGCATTCCGGGCTGCGGGCGCAGAAGGACTTGCCGAGAATGTGGGCACTTCTTTCCACGCTGCCCCTGTCCAGCAATCCGGCTACTCCCAGCAGATGGTGACCTGTGCAGACACCGCCGGACAGGCTTTTGCTATCTGGTTGAACGTCTGCTACCTTCTTCCCCTCACCTACCTCTTTGCGCGCTTCTTCGTCCGTTCCTACCTGAACCGCAAGGACCCCGGTGTGAAGCAGCTTAAGCACATGGAGGCCGCCGAGAAGGCCAGTATGGATGCTCTGAAGAGTCTGAGCCGCGAGATTCATAAGGCTGCCATTGAAGGCGAGAACAGCGACGTTACCACCGATGATGAGGTTCTCAAGGCTCAGGTCCTGAAGGTCGTCGAGAAGGTCATCCCTGACTCGCCGGTCCGTACCCGCTCGGCTGCTGCTTCCCAGACAAAGACTGCCTCGGCATCAGTCAGTCGGTCGGAGTCCGAAGAAGGCTTTGCAAAAGTTCCCGCCAAGAGGGGCGCTAAGAAGCAAAAGGTCGAAAAGCAATCTTCCTCCAGCCCGAGCACAAAGGGTGAGAACCCATTCGGGGTATTGGATAACAATGCTTGA